The Labilithrix sp. genome contains a region encoding:
- a CDS encoding N-acetyltransferase has protein sequence MTELRVERAVEADLPRIVAISNWAAEHTAANFATAPETLDDWLAAWREHGALHPWFVARAADGSVLGFAKSAPHKSRCGYAWSAEVSVYLDPSVHGRGVGTALYARLLGILEAQGYATVIAGITAGHVASERLHAKMGFVRCATFHRVGFKLGRWHDVGYWEKLLSTGDAAPTPVRRVSDVA, from the coding sequence ATGACCGAGCTTCGCGTCGAGCGTGCCGTCGAGGCCGACCTTCCGCGTATCGTCGCGATCTCGAACTGGGCGGCGGAGCATACGGCAGCGAACTTCGCGACCGCGCCCGAGACGCTCGACGACTGGCTCGCGGCCTGGCGCGAGCACGGCGCGCTTCATCCGTGGTTCGTCGCGCGCGCGGCGGACGGGAGCGTGCTCGGCTTCGCGAAGTCGGCGCCGCACAAGTCGCGCTGCGGCTACGCGTGGAGCGCCGAGGTCTCCGTCTACCTCGACCCCTCGGTCCACGGTCGCGGCGTGGGCACCGCGCTGTACGCGCGGCTCCTCGGGATCCTCGAGGCGCAGGGATACGCGACCGTCATCGCCGGCATCACCGCCGGGCACGTCGCGAGCGAGCGCCTCCACGCCAAGATGGGCTTCGTGCGCTGCGCGACGTTCCATCGCGTCGGCTTCAAGCTCGGGCGCTGGCACGACGTCGGCTACTGGGAGAAGCTGCTCTCCACCGGCGACGCCGCGCCGACGCCGGTGCGTCGCGTCA
- the lepB gene encoding signal peptidase I: MSEEEETVEAKEEAKEEVAPAKDAPPKPAREHKKPERPPIKVLRTVYWALWFVLTPFLLACILVWALTPASGIDRGGVLGWIEERVRDQPVPFGIVTFTMFEMALWWVRHHLPLAYHAHPPLRDGLPKGIRGPFEKARALVEEAEAILEKNKGAIEKELSAKERATLKADLDALEDAMEREPFDEEAFLEAAVKADGEVDTKLGRWRKSEAREYAESILIAIAVAMALRAFVVEAFKIPSGSMIPTLQVGDHIFVNKFTYGPAIPWTQSRLWSRMPPERGDVIVFAFPEHPDQDFIKRVIAIPGDKLEARGGHPIINGWEVPSCSAGTYSYSEAPDGSKREGEVFVEFLEDEAYLTFYDRSNLGSEYQGPYFVKPGEVWVMGDNRHNSHDSRLWFGGTGGGVPYEKIKGRALFVWLSVSDSIDWSRMFAPVMGRPPSHGPFPGMNPALKALEGPVDKCLRARPPLEKTRPPAGGGTIR; the protein is encoded by the coding sequence GTGAGCGAAGAAGAAGAGACGGTCGAGGCGAAGGAGGAGGCGAAGGAAGAGGTCGCCCCGGCGAAGGATGCGCCGCCAAAGCCCGCGCGCGAGCACAAGAAGCCGGAGCGGCCGCCGATCAAGGTGCTGCGCACGGTGTACTGGGCGCTCTGGTTCGTCCTCACGCCGTTCCTCCTCGCCTGCATCCTCGTCTGGGCGCTCACGCCCGCGAGCGGGATCGATCGCGGCGGCGTCCTCGGCTGGATCGAGGAGCGCGTGCGCGATCAGCCGGTCCCGTTCGGGATCGTCACGTTCACGATGTTCGAGATGGCGCTGTGGTGGGTGCGCCATCACCTCCCGCTCGCGTACCACGCCCATCCGCCGCTGCGCGACGGCCTGCCGAAGGGGATCCGCGGCCCGTTCGAGAAGGCGCGCGCGCTCGTCGAGGAGGCGGAGGCGATCCTCGAGAAGAACAAGGGCGCGATCGAGAAGGAGCTCTCGGCGAAGGAGCGCGCGACGCTCAAGGCCGACCTCGACGCGCTCGAAGACGCGATGGAGCGTGAGCCGTTCGACGAGGAGGCGTTCCTCGAGGCGGCGGTGAAGGCCGACGGCGAGGTCGACACGAAGCTCGGTCGCTGGCGCAAGAGCGAGGCGCGCGAGTACGCCGAGTCGATCCTGATCGCGATCGCGGTCGCGATGGCGCTGCGCGCGTTCGTGGTCGAGGCGTTCAAGATCCCGAGCGGCTCGATGATCCCCACCTTGCAGGTCGGCGATCACATCTTCGTCAACAAGTTCACCTACGGCCCCGCGATCCCGTGGACGCAGTCGCGGCTGTGGTCGCGCATGCCGCCCGAGCGCGGCGACGTGATCGTCTTCGCGTTCCCCGAGCACCCCGATCAGGACTTCATCAAGCGCGTCATCGCGATCCCGGGCGACAAGCTCGAGGCGCGCGGCGGCCACCCGATCATCAACGGGTGGGAGGTGCCGAGCTGCTCCGCCGGCACCTACAGCTACAGCGAGGCCCCCGACGGCTCGAAGCGCGAAGGTGAGGTCTTCGTCGAGTTCCTCGAAGACGAGGCTTACCTCACGTTCTACGATCGCTCGAACCTCGGCTCCGAGTACCAGGGCCCGTACTTCGTGAAGCCGGGCGAGGTCTGGGTCATGGGCGACAACCGTCACAACAGCCACGACTCGCGGCTCTGGTTCGGCGGCACCGGCGGCGGAGTCCCTTACGAGAAGATCAAGGGGCGCGCGCTCTTCGTCTGGCTCAGCGTCTCGGACTCGATCGACTGGTCGCGCATGTTCGCGCCGGTCATGGGGCGTCCGCCGAGCCACGGTCCGTTCCCCGGCATGAACCCCGCGCTGAAGGCGCTCGAAGGCCCGGTCGACAAGTGCCTCCGCGCGCGCCCTCCGCTCGAGAAGACGCGGCCGCCGGCGGGCGGGGGTACGATCCGGTGA
- a CDS encoding VWA domain-containing protein: MGFGSYSYEAHQAIAAKRAALPAQEVFSQRSIHPLMDPKGVKFRECRDSPDHPNSIGIVFALDVSGSMGQIPEQIARKELPTFMKALGNAGVADPQVLFMAFQDCAGGVAPLQVGQFESTAELMDQWLTWCWIMGGGASAYESYDLAFYFAAHHTKMDCFEKRKKKGYFFMSGDEPCYPALKAEWVERFVGDKPAADIPLDKVVADLEQTFHAFYLVPDAARGARVAPFWKKYLGERAIVLASPEDTCPVAAGAVALSEGAVPTVAALGERLASSGLTADRVERVVTALSPWAKSIGRG; encoded by the coding sequence ATGGGGTTTGGGAGCTATAGCTACGAAGCGCACCAGGCGATCGCCGCGAAGCGCGCTGCGCTGCCGGCGCAAGAGGTCTTCAGCCAGCGCAGCATTCATCCGCTCATGGATCCGAAAGGGGTAAAGTTCCGCGAGTGCCGCGACAGCCCCGATCACCCGAATTCGATCGGCATCGTCTTCGCTTTGGACGTGAGCGGATCGATGGGCCAGATCCCCGAGCAGATCGCGCGCAAGGAGCTCCCGACCTTCATGAAGGCGCTCGGGAACGCCGGCGTCGCGGACCCGCAGGTCCTCTTCATGGCATTCCAGGACTGCGCCGGCGGCGTGGCCCCGCTCCAGGTGGGTCAGTTCGAGTCGACCGCCGAGCTCATGGATCAGTGGCTCACGTGGTGCTGGATCATGGGCGGCGGCGCGAGCGCATACGAGTCGTACGACCTCGCCTTCTATTTCGCGGCGCATCACACGAAGATGGATTGCTTCGAGAAGCGAAAGAAGAAGGGATACTTCTTCATGAGCGGCGACGAGCCGTGTTACCCGGCGCTCAAGGCGGAGTGGGTGGAGCGATTCGTCGGCGACAAGCCCGCCGCGGACATCCCGCTCGACAAGGTCGTCGCCGATCTCGAGCAGACCTTCCACGCCTTCTATCTCGTCCCCGACGCCGCGCGCGGCGCCCGCGTCGCGCCGTTCTGGAAGAAGTACCTCGGCGAACGCGCGATCGTGCTCGCGAGCCCGGAGGACACGTGTCCCGTCGCCGCCGGCGCGGTCGCCCTCTCGGAGGGCGCGGTCCCCACCGTCGCAGCGCTCGGCGAGCGCCTCGCGAGCTCGGGCCTGACGGCCGACAGGGTGGAGCGCGTCGTGACGGCGCTCTCACCGTGGGCGAAATCGATCGGCAGGGGCTGA
- a CDS encoding NADH:flavin oxidoreductase/NADH oxidase: MHLFEPLALRGVTLANRIVVSPMCQYSAEDGHPGTWHLVHLGSRAVGGAALVFTEATAVEPRGRISPADTGIWSDAHAESWAPIARFIAAHGAVPAMQLAHAGRKASTAPPWDGGKEVPPAAGGWQPVAPSALPFADGYPLPAALTRAEIDGVVEAFAAAAARAVAAGFRVVEIHAAHGYLLHEHLSPLSNHRTDDYGGTFEGRTRLLRRVVERVRASIPDACPLFVRVSATDWVDGGWTLDDTCTLAQSLVDAGVDLLDVSSGGLSPQQRIPLGPGYQTPFAAEVRRRSGLRTGAVGLITSPQQADHVIRTEQADLVFLARELLRDPYWPQRAAGALGAGVAPPRQYARAW, from the coding sequence ATGCATCTCTTCGAGCCGCTCGCGCTTCGTGGCGTCACCCTCGCGAACCGCATCGTCGTCTCTCCGATGTGCCAGTACTCGGCGGAGGACGGGCATCCGGGCACGTGGCATCTCGTCCATCTCGGCAGCCGCGCGGTGGGCGGCGCCGCGCTCGTCTTCACGGAGGCGACGGCGGTGGAGCCGCGGGGCCGCATCTCTCCCGCCGACACGGGCATCTGGAGCGACGCGCACGCGGAGAGCTGGGCCCCGATCGCGCGCTTCATCGCCGCGCACGGCGCCGTCCCCGCGATGCAGCTCGCGCACGCGGGCCGCAAGGCGAGCACGGCCCCGCCGTGGGACGGCGGCAAGGAGGTGCCTCCCGCCGCGGGCGGCTGGCAACCCGTCGCGCCGAGCGCGCTCCCCTTCGCCGACGGCTACCCGCTCCCCGCGGCGCTCACGCGCGCGGAGATCGACGGCGTCGTCGAGGCCTTCGCCGCCGCCGCGGCGCGCGCGGTGGCCGCGGGCTTCCGCGTCGTCGAGATCCACGCCGCGCACGGCTACCTGCTCCACGAACATCTGTCGCCGCTCTCGAACCATCGCACGGACGACTACGGCGGCACGTTCGAGGGCCGCACGCGCCTCCTCCGCCGCGTCGTCGAGCGCGTGCGCGCGTCGATCCCGGACGCGTGCCCGCTCTTCGTCCGCGTCTCGGCGACGGACTGGGTCGACGGTGGCTGGACCCTCGACGACACCTGCACCCTCGCGCAGTCGCTGGTAGACGCAGGCGTGGACCTGCTCGACGTCTCGAGCGGCGGCCTCTCCCCGCAGCAGCGGATCCCGCTCGGCCCGGGCTACCAGACACCTTTCGCCGCCGAGGTCCGCCGCCGAAGCGGCCTACGCACGGGCGCGGTGGGCCTCATCACGTCGCCGCAGCAAGCGGACCACGTCATCCGGACGGAGCAAGCCGACCTGGTCTTCCTCGCGCGGGAGCTCCTTCGCGACCCATATTGGCCCCAGCGCGCCGCAGGCGCGCTGGGCGCGGGGGTGGCGCCGCCGCGCCAATACGCCCGCGCGTGGTAG
- a CDS encoding DUF3817 domain-containing protein, producing the protein MGRSAAMKTLRLVSLLEGISLLVLVGIAMPLKHVWHMPLAVRICGMIHGVLFLALVSALVRTQSERGWPLSRVARLIALALLPFGFIPIERELRRDA; encoded by the coding sequence GTGGGAAGGAGTGCTGCGATGAAGACGCTTCGGCTCGTGAGCCTGCTCGAAGGGATCTCGCTCCTCGTGCTCGTCGGCATCGCGATGCCGCTGAAGCACGTCTGGCACATGCCGCTCGCGGTCCGGATCTGCGGGATGATCCACGGCGTCTTGTTCCTCGCGCTCGTCTCGGCGCTGGTGCGGACGCAGAGCGAGCGCGGCTGGCCGTTGTCGCGCGTCGCGCGCCTCATCGCCCTCGCGCTGCTCCCGTTCGGGTTCATCCCGATCGAGCGCGAGCTGCGACGCGACGCATGA
- a CDS encoding VWA domain-containing protein, with product MGYGGYSFEAHQAITAARVDLPAQEVFRQREVHPLMRPHGIKVRESRDSAGHPSSLAIVLALDVTGSMGAIPELLAKEELPGLIKMLMAHGVSDPQVCFMAIGDAFHDRAPLQIGQFESTAELMDQWLTWSWLEGKGGDPGHESYELALYFAARHLELDCFRLRGKRGYLFMTGDEKPYRHLSRSVVRSVLGDELEDDLPLAVVVDEAQRMLEPFFLIPDLERRRQCERAWRDALGDRVVCMESPRDTTACIAAIVAIHEGAAPDLDAVARKLEQQGVARERLGAVVRALTPWAASCGKDGAPNPPLATHAPIPPPAR from the coding sequence ATGGGCTACGGCGGATACAGCTTCGAGGCACATCAGGCGATCACCGCCGCCCGCGTCGACCTTCCGGCGCAGGAGGTCTTTCGCCAGCGCGAGGTGCATCCGCTCATGCGCCCGCACGGGATCAAGGTGCGCGAGAGTCGCGACAGCGCCGGACATCCCTCCTCGCTCGCGATCGTGCTCGCGCTCGACGTCACCGGCTCGATGGGCGCGATCCCGGAGCTCCTCGCGAAAGAGGAGCTGCCGGGGCTCATCAAGATGCTGATGGCGCACGGCGTGAGCGATCCGCAGGTCTGCTTCATGGCCATAGGCGACGCGTTCCACGATCGCGCGCCGCTCCAGATTGGCCAGTTCGAGTCGACGGCGGAGCTCATGGACCAGTGGCTCACCTGGTCATGGCTCGAAGGCAAAGGGGGAGATCCGGGCCACGAGTCCTACGAGCTCGCGCTCTACTTCGCGGCGCGGCACCTCGAGCTCGATTGCTTTCGGCTGCGCGGCAAACGCGGATACCTCTTCATGACCGGCGACGAAAAGCCTTATCGGCACCTGTCGCGGAGCGTCGTGCGGAGCGTCCTCGGCGACGAGCTCGAGGACGATCTCCCGCTCGCCGTGGTCGTCGACGAGGCGCAGCGCATGCTCGAGCCGTTCTTCCTCATTCCCGATCTCGAGCGGAGGCGGCAGTGCGAGCGCGCCTGGCGTGACGCCCTCGGCGATCGCGTCGTCTGCATGGAGAGCCCGCGCGACACGACCGCGTGCATCGCCGCGATCGTCGCGATCCACGAAGGCGCGGCGCCCGATCTCGACGCCGTCGCGCGGAAGCTCGAGCAGCAAGGCGTCGCGCGCGAGCGCCTCGGCGCCGTCGTCCGCGCGCTCACGCCGTGGGCGGCGTCGTGCGGAAAGGACGGCGCGCCCAATCCGCCGCTCGCGACGCACGCGCCGATCCCTCCGCCCGCGCGATAA
- a CDS encoding DUF1905 domain-containing protein produces MSTKKTVMVTLFQEGSTCAIPVPFDPKEVFGKTRAKVVVTINRHTYRSTIASMGGSLWIPLRKSNREAAGVAGSETLKVTLELDEEKREVKPPADLVKALEAAPPAWDAWKALSFSHQREHVEAIEEAKKPETRARRLEKAVEMLSKPKAKSKAK; encoded by the coding sequence ATGAGCACGAAGAAGACCGTGATGGTGACGTTGTTCCAGGAAGGCTCGACGTGCGCGATCCCGGTGCCGTTCGATCCGAAGGAAGTCTTCGGCAAGACGCGCGCAAAGGTTGTAGTGACGATCAACCGGCACACGTACCGGAGCACGATCGCGTCGATGGGCGGCTCGCTCTGGATCCCGTTGCGGAAGAGCAACCGCGAGGCGGCGGGCGTCGCGGGGAGCGAGACGTTGAAGGTCACGCTGGAGCTCGACGAGGAGAAGCGGGAGGTGAAGCCGCCGGCCGACCTCGTGAAGGCGCTCGAGGCCGCGCCGCCGGCGTGGGACGCCTGGAAGGCGCTCTCGTTCTCGCACCAGCGCGAGCACGTCGAGGCGATCGAGGAGGCGAAGAAGCCGGAGACCCGCGCGCGCCGGCTCGAGAAGGCGGTGGAGATGCTGTCGAAGCCGAAGGCAAAATCGAAGGCGAAATGA
- a CDS encoding phosphatase PAP2 family protein, with amino-acid sequence MASEPLHIVAHSVLYGSLAVALAAWLFPSSSPGAARVVLAAGAFLLVAGSQELAQALSRSRLPGGEELFDLVVDAAGASVGLIVWSLFDRRRVYPLARSLGVALHPGFIGPLGVFALAWSTLRDTRAALGWTLVLVLAVLPLAATWWVGLKRGWYSDRDLSVRAERPRFLLLALVAATVILVAVHLVDAPAIVRDITTANLIATALFTLTTVVGTKVSGHVAVPVGVVVLISATSSRGPWPFLIVALSVSWARVREGRHTPREVLAGWGIAGASCLLTRLVGS; translated from the coding sequence TTGGCCAGCGAGCCCCTTCACATCGTCGCGCACAGCGTCCTTTATGGCTCGCTGGCGGTGGCGCTGGCCGCGTGGTTGTTTCCGTCGTCGTCGCCTGGCGCGGCGCGCGTGGTCCTCGCCGCGGGGGCGTTCTTGCTCGTGGCGGGCTCGCAGGAGCTCGCGCAGGCGCTCTCGAGGTCACGTCTTCCCGGTGGTGAGGAGCTGTTCGATCTCGTGGTCGACGCGGCAGGTGCGTCCGTCGGCTTGATCGTCTGGTCGCTCTTCGACCGGCGCCGCGTCTACCCGCTCGCGCGATCGCTGGGCGTGGCGCTGCATCCGGGGTTCATCGGTCCTCTCGGCGTCTTCGCGCTCGCGTGGAGCACGCTCCGCGACACACGCGCGGCCCTCGGCTGGACGCTGGTGCTCGTCCTCGCGGTGCTCCCGCTCGCGGCGACCTGGTGGGTCGGCTTGAAGCGAGGCTGGTACTCGGATCGTGACCTGTCGGTGCGCGCCGAGCGGCCCCGGTTCCTCTTGCTCGCCCTCGTCGCCGCGACGGTCATCCTCGTCGCGGTGCATCTCGTGGACGCCCCGGCGATCGTGCGCGACATCACGACCGCGAACCTGATCGCGACCGCGCTCTTCACGCTGACGACGGTGGTCGGGACCAAGGTGAGCGGCCACGTCGCGGTCCCGGTCGGCGTGGTCGTGCTCATCTCCGCGACGTCGTCGCGAGGCCCATGGCCGTTCCTCATCGTCGCGCTCTCGGTCAGCTGGGCCCGCGTGCGCGAGGGCCGCCACACGCCCCGCGAAGTCCTCGCGGGATGGGGCATCGCCGGCGCCTCGTGCCTGCTCACACGACTCGTGGGTTCGTAG
- a CDS encoding adenylosuccinate synthetase — MTDERTRVWIVADLGFGDSGKGTITDYLVRTRSAELVVRWNGGAQAGHTVVTEDGRAHVFSQLGAGTFVPGVRTHLAEPFVLHPTALLVEARLLAETGIPIEDTLARLTIAESALVITPFHQATNRLRELARGAARHGTCGVGVGETVRDALASGPDAIRARDLVGDRVTLLRKLSATRERLLASLAPSSGAPSRHDELVSLEPSVPSRTGAPSAAEELAILRDPSVSERWIDAVEALRARRGLVVPDDALGAMLRAGPTVLEGAQGVLLDERHGFHPHTTWSDCTTAAASALLRRHGVDDGIERIGVLRTYLTRHGEGPFPSEAPALAAHLPEPHNASDGWQGAFRVGHQDMVLLRYALRVSGGVDVLALTHTDRLAAVSSLVTAYEGAADATLFMHDAHGRAIDLYPQQEEADQERLGRALRDVRVVRAHVAPDAESFAARITEELGVPVAITSAGPTAADKREPTRRPAR; from the coding sequence ATGACCGATGAGCGAACGCGCGTCTGGATCGTCGCCGACCTCGGGTTCGGCGACTCCGGAAAAGGGACGATTACCGATTATCTGGTGCGCACGCGGAGCGCGGAGCTGGTGGTCCGCTGGAACGGCGGCGCGCAAGCGGGCCACACGGTGGTCACGGAGGACGGGCGCGCGCACGTCTTCTCGCAGCTCGGCGCCGGCACCTTCGTCCCCGGCGTGCGGACCCACCTCGCCGAGCCTTTCGTCCTTCACCCCACCGCCTTGCTCGTCGAGGCGCGCCTCCTCGCCGAAACAGGTATTCCCATCGAAGACACGCTCGCCCGACTCACGATCGCGGAGAGCGCATTGGTCATTACCCCCTTTCACCAGGCGACGAACCGCCTCCGCGAGCTCGCGCGCGGCGCCGCCCGTCACGGCACTTGCGGCGTCGGAGTCGGCGAGACCGTTCGCGACGCCCTCGCATCCGGCCCGGACGCCATCCGCGCCCGCGACCTCGTCGGCGATCGCGTCACCTTGCTCCGCAAGCTGAGCGCCACCCGCGAGCGCCTCCTCGCCTCCCTCGCGCCGAGCTCCGGAGCGCCCTCGCGACACGACGAGCTCGTTTCACTCGAGCCGAGCGTCCCGAGCCGCACCGGCGCGCCGAGCGCCGCCGAGGAGCTCGCGATCCTGCGCGATCCTTCCGTGAGCGAGCGCTGGATCGACGCGGTGGAGGCGCTGCGCGCGCGGCGCGGGCTCGTCGTTCCCGACGACGCGCTCGGCGCGATGCTGCGCGCCGGTCCGACCGTGCTCGAGGGCGCGCAGGGGGTCCTCCTCGACGAACGACACGGGTTCCATCCCCACACGACCTGGAGCGACTGCACCACCGCGGCCGCGAGCGCGCTCTTGCGACGACACGGTGTCGACGACGGCATCGAGCGCATCGGCGTGCTGCGGACGTACCTCACGCGCCACGGCGAAGGCCCTTTTCCGAGCGAAGCGCCGGCGCTCGCGGCGCATCTCCCCGAGCCCCACAACGCGAGCGACGGCTGGCAGGGCGCGTTCCGCGTCGGTCATCAGGACATGGTCCTCCTCCGCTACGCGCTGCGCGTCTCCGGCGGCGTGGACGTCCTCGCCCTCACCCACACCGACCGGCTCGCCGCGGTCTCCTCGCTCGTCACCGCCTACGAAGGCGCCGCCGACGCGACCCTGTTCATGCACGATGCACATGGTCGCGCGATCGACCTCTACCCGCAGCAGGAGGAGGCGGACCAAGAGCGGCTCGGTCGCGCGCTCCGCGACGTGCGCGTCGTCCGCGCGCACGTCGCCCCCGACGCCGAGAGCTTCGCCGCCCGCATCACGGAGGAGCTCGGCGTCCCCGTCGCGATCACGTCGGCGGGCCCCACCGCCGCCGACAAACGCGAGCCTACTCGCCGCCCGGCGCGATGA